The Martelella endophytica genome contains the following window.
ATGCCATGAAGGGGCGTCGCCGCCTTCACCGGTGCCCGCATAATCGAGCACGGCAACGCCTGACGTCGGGTAGCCATAGGGGCAGGCCTTATTGAAGGCCTCGTAGCCGACCAGCATCAGCAGGGCTTCCTCGATGCCGGGATTATGGCCAACGATCATCACTGCGGCGGCGTCGCACTCTTCAATGGCTTCGAGATAGGTGATGGGAGCCGCCTGATAGAAGTCATCGAGGAACCGGCAGGTCGGCGAGCGGCCCAGCGCGCGGTAGGCGGCATCGGCCGTCTGCCGGCAGCGCATGGCGGATGAAGAAAGGATCAGGTCGGGCACGAATCCGTTCTGCTTCAGTCGCTTGGCCATGGCCTCGGCATCATCTGCTCCGCGCTTGGACAGCAGGCGTTCGTAATCACGAATGTTCGGCTCCGGCCACACGG
Protein-coding sequences here:
- a CDS encoding SixA phosphatase family protein; translation: MSTISPPPERIYLVRHAQAVWPEPNIRDYERLLSKRGADDAEAMAKRLKQNGFVPDLILSSSAMRCRQTADAAYRALGRSPTCRFLDDFYQAAPITYLEAIEECDAAAVMIVGHNPGIEEALLMLVGYEAFNKACPYGYPTSGVAVLDYAGTGEGGDAPSWHLTEFLAP